From one Salvelinus sp. IW2-2015 linkage group LG11, ASM291031v2, whole genome shotgun sequence genomic stretch:
- the LOC111969694 gene encoding protein kish-B — protein MTNVYSLDGIVVFGILFICTCAYLKKVPRLNSWLLSEKKGVWGVFYKAAVIGTRLHHAVAITCLTMALYLVSLK, from the exons ATGACAAATG tgtaCTCGTTGGATGGGATTGTGGTATTTGGGATTCTGTTCATCTGTACATGTGCATACCTCAAGAAGGTGCCTCGCCTCAACAGCTGGCTACTCTCAGAAAAGAAAGGTGTGTGGGGAGTGTTCTATAAAG CTGCAGTGATTGGGACTAGACTCCACCATGCTGTGGCGATAACCTGTCTGACGATGGCATTGTACCTGGTGTCCTTAAAGTGA
- the b3galt6 gene encoding beta-1,3-galactosyltransferase 6: protein MKLVRLLCRHKTALAIAGVCLFAVVVLFLAKCTSETLKQGQVDPPGLAPHAAHSRPRAEHPKPPKDLSAFLVVLITTGPKYTERRSIIRSTWLTKKDPEVLAMFVVGTEGLPAEDMQNLNTEQGRHKDLLLLPELRDSYENLTLKLLHMYTWLDHNVDFKFVLKADDDTFARLDLLKEELKTKEPSRLYWGFFSGRGRVKTAGKWRESAWELCDYYLPYAXGGGYLLSCDLIHYVRINAAFLKVWQSEDVSLGAWLAPVDVKRTHDPRFDTEYKSRGCSNKYLVTHKQSLEDMLEKHQTLQRDGRLCKEEVKLXLSYVYDWSVPPSQCCQRKDGVP, encoded by the exons ATGAAACTGGTTCGCCTCCTGTGTCGTCACAAGACGGCTCTGGCCATTGCAGGAGTCTGCCTGTTCGCTGTAGTCGTCCTCTTCCTCGCCAAGTGTACCTCCGAGACCCTGAAACAGGGCCAGGTCGACCCTCCAGGCTTAGCACCCCACGCTGCCCACTCCCGGCCCAGAGCAGAGCACCCCAAGCCCCCCAAAGACCTCTCAGCCTTCCTTGTGGTCCTCATCACCACAGGACCCAAGTACACAGAGCGGCGGAGCATTATCCGCAGCACATGGCTGACTAAGAAGGACCCGGAGGTTCTAGCTATGTTTGTGGTGGGAACCGAGGGTCTACCGGCCGAGGATATGCAGAACCTCAACACAGAGCAGGGCCGACACAAAGACCTGCTCTTACTCCCCGAGCTGCGGGACTCGTATGAGAACCTGACCCTGAAGCTGCTGCACATGTACACCTGGCTGGATCACAATGTAGACTTTAAGTTTGTTTTAAAAGCAGATGACGACACCTTCGCTCGCCTGGACCTGCTGAAG GAGGAGCTGAAGACTAAAGAACCCAGCCGGCTGTACTGGGGGTTCTTCTCAGGCCGCGGTCGTGTCAAAACTGCGGGGAAGTGGAGGGAGTCGGCTTGGGAGCTGTGTGACTACTACCTACCCTACGCCSTAGGTGGAGGGTATCTGCTCTCCTGCGACCTAATCCACTACGTGCGCATCAACGCTGCCTTCCTCAAGGTGTGGCAGAGCGAGGACGTGTCGCTGGGGGCTTGGCTGGCCCCCGTGGACGTCAAACGGACGCACGACCCACGCTTCGACACGGAGTACAAGTCAAGGGGCTGTAGTAATAAGTACCTGGTGACCCACAAGCAGAGCCTGGAGGATATGTTAGAGAAACAYCAGACACTGCAGAGAGATGGGAGGTTGTGTAAAGAAGAGGTTAAACTCKGACTGAGTTATGTATACGACTGGAGCGTCCCGCCATCCCAGTGCTGCCAGAGGAAGGATGGAGTACCCTGA